A region from the Salmonirosea aquatica genome encodes:
- a CDS encoding helicase-related protein gives MAQIQTAIDTSLIRDNRKGGTRGSVGDFLAEHIEPYADLSIVSAYFTIYAYHHLKSRLKQIDHLRFLFGEPNFILDRDKEPKIYRIEKDALSIRNKLNQKAVARECYDWIQEKVEIRSMVKPNFLHGKMYHVQNASGVRHAISGSSNFTANGLGFGNQPNIELNMVVDSDRDKRDLKAWFDELWNDDTGLVRDVKEEVMKYLKMLYRETDPEFVYLKTLYHVFQNYLEEQGKGGLLNERTGFFQSEVWGKLYLFQQDGVKGVINKLLKHGGCVLADSVGLGKTFEALAVIKYFELLNDRVLVLCPKKLSENWTVYQASQNSSLNPFQRDRFNYTVLYHTDLGRKGGVSGANGIALDSFNWGAFDLVVIDESHNFRNNTVGKYDDEGNLIKSRYQRLMDDIINAGVETRVLLLSATPVNNTLKDLRNQIYFVTGGSDTALADTTGVRNIASTITAAQKQFNDWADVRRNPDRSVAGLLERLDSGFFKLLDELTIARSRRHIEKFYDMHRIGKFPERRKPVSVYPDMDVQNRFRSYDSLNREISGYKLSLFNPSAYLMEEHRAKYVERYQNQRTANFSQETREHFLIGMMKVGFLKRLESSVQSFELSMERTIGKIEKLEQKIKNYLANPLSERELDTEELNVEDDDEEVAAIEEAYLVGGKRKFELAHLNLEAWQKDLREDKDRMLSLFHDAEVITPERDAKLQTLKGLIADKVRQPLNEGNRKVIVFTAFADTASYLYDNLYGWAKTELGIESALVTGTGGNRSTFQPKGFARQTDFNAILTNFSPRAKQRELMRGMPQTGELDLLVATDCISEGQNLQDCDYLVNYDIHWNPVRIIQRFGRIDRLGSRNAAIQLVNFWPTRDLDQYINLQNRVEARMALVDITATGEDNLLDNGQIEDLVTQDLKFRDRQLKRLQDEVLDLEDLEEGGVSLTDFSLDDFRVELARFIESRKKELELAPLGLYAVVPSPVGRHADHADYGQLKIAENELIRPGVLYCLRQREPDAQPGETKPSDNERVNPLHPYYLSYVYETGEVKFSYVSAKQVLEVFRLLCQGRTAAYDKLCDIFNQETDGGKEMGQYSELLRASTDSATKKFNQRANQSLMNGRGGILIPEKDRVSSQEDFELITWLVIK, from the coding sequence ATGGCCCAAATCCAAACAGCAATCGATACGTCTTTGATTAGGGATAACCGCAAAGGCGGGACTCGCGGCTCGGTGGGAGATTTTTTGGCTGAACATATCGAACCATACGCCGACTTATCGATCGTTTCGGCTTACTTCACCATTTATGCATATCACCATCTCAAGAGCCGATTAAAACAAATTGACCATCTAAGGTTTCTGTTTGGTGAACCCAATTTCATCCTCGACCGTGATAAAGAGCCAAAGATTTATCGAATCGAAAAGGACGCGTTGAGTATTCGTAATAAACTAAACCAGAAAGCCGTAGCTCGTGAATGCTACGACTGGATTCAGGAAAAAGTGGAAATCCGCTCGATGGTGAAACCCAATTTCCTGCACGGTAAGATGTACCACGTCCAAAACGCCAGCGGCGTCCGCCACGCCATTTCCGGCAGTTCCAATTTCACCGCAAATGGCCTGGGCTTCGGCAACCAGCCAAACATCGAGCTGAACATGGTTGTAGATAGTGATCGCGACAAGCGCGACTTGAAGGCCTGGTTCGATGAATTGTGGAACGACGATACCGGGCTGGTACGGGATGTCAAGGAGGAGGTGATGAAGTACCTTAAAATGCTCTACCGCGAAACTGACCCCGAGTTCGTGTACCTCAAAACCCTCTATCATGTTTTCCAGAATTACCTGGAAGAGCAGGGAAAAGGCGGGCTGCTCAATGAGCGGACGGGCTTTTTTCAGAGTGAGGTGTGGGGAAAACTCTATTTATTTCAGCAAGACGGAGTAAAAGGCGTCATCAATAAGCTTCTCAAACACGGCGGTTGCGTTTTGGCCGACAGCGTGGGGCTGGGCAAAACCTTCGAGGCGCTGGCGGTCATAAAGTACTTCGAGCTGCTCAACGACCGGGTGTTGGTGCTTTGCCCGAAAAAACTGAGCGAAAACTGGACGGTGTATCAAGCCAGCCAGAATTCGTCGCTCAATCCATTCCAGCGTGATCGTTTCAATTACACTGTACTGTACCATACTGACTTGGGACGAAAAGGTGGCGTATCCGGGGCCAACGGCATCGCGCTCGATTCGTTCAACTGGGGCGCATTCGACCTGGTAGTGATCGATGAATCGCATAATTTCCGCAACAATACCGTCGGTAAGTACGATGACGAAGGAAACCTCATCAAAAGCCGCTACCAGCGGCTGATGGACGACATCATCAATGCGGGCGTCGAAACCCGGGTGTTGCTGCTGTCGGCTACGCCCGTCAACAACACGCTGAAAGACCTGCGCAACCAGATTTACTTCGTCACGGGCGGCAGTGATACGGCCCTGGCCGACACCACCGGGGTGCGCAACATCGCCAGTACCATCACGGCCGCTCAGAAGCAGTTCAACGATTGGGCCGATGTACGCCGCAATCCTGACCGCAGCGTGGCCGGGCTGCTGGAGCGGCTGGACAGCGGCTTTTTCAAACTCCTCGACGAACTGACCATCGCTCGCTCGCGGCGGCACATCGAGAAATTCTACGACATGCACCGCATCGGCAAGTTCCCCGAGCGGCGCAAGCCCGTGTCGGTCTATCCCGACATGGACGTGCAGAACCGTTTTCGCTCCTATGATTCGCTCAACCGCGAAATATCAGGTTATAAACTCAGTCTCTTTAACCCGTCGGCGTACCTAATGGAAGAACACCGCGCTAAGTACGTCGAGCGCTATCAAAACCAGCGCACGGCCAATTTTTCCCAGGAAACCCGTGAGCATTTCCTGATCGGCATGATGAAAGTAGGCTTCCTCAAGCGACTTGAAAGTTCGGTACAGTCGTTCGAGCTATCGATGGAGCGGACAATCGGAAAAATTGAAAAGCTGGAACAGAAAATTAAAAACTACCTCGCTAACCCGCTCTCGGAACGGGAGCTCGACACCGAGGAACTCAACGTTGAGGATGACGATGAGGAAGTAGCCGCTATCGAGGAAGCTTACCTGGTGGGCGGCAAACGGAAGTTCGAGCTGGCCCACCTGAATCTGGAAGCCTGGCAAAAAGACCTGAGGGAGGACAAAGACCGGATGCTCTCGCTCTTCCACGACGCCGAGGTCATCACGCCCGAACGCGACGCTAAACTGCAGACGCTCAAAGGACTGATTGCCGATAAGGTACGGCAGCCGCTCAACGAGGGCAACCGCAAAGTGATCGTCTTTACGGCCTTTGCCGACACGGCCAGCTACCTCTACGACAACCTATACGGCTGGGCCAAAACCGAACTGGGCATCGAATCGGCGCTGGTGACGGGCACGGGCGGCAACCGCAGCACGTTCCAGCCCAAGGGGTTTGCCCGGCAAACCGATTTCAACGCCATCCTCACCAACTTCTCGCCCCGCGCCAAACAGCGTGAACTGATGCGCGGCATGCCCCAAACCGGCGAACTGGATCTGCTCGTAGCCACCGACTGCATCTCCGAAGGGCAGAACCTGCAGGACTGCGATTACCTCGTCAACTACGACATTCACTGGAACCCCGTTCGCATCATCCAGCGCTTCGGGCGCATTGATCGCCTCGGCAGCCGCAACGCCGCCATTCAACTTGTTAATTTCTGGCCCACCCGCGACCTCGACCAGTACATCAACCTCCAGAACCGCGTGGAAGCCCGCATGGCGCTGGTGGACATTACCGCTACGGGCGAGGACAACCTGCTGGACAACGGCCAGATCGAGGATTTGGTCACCCAAGACCTCAAATTCCGCGACCGCCAGTTGAAGCGTCTGCAGGATGAAGTACTCGACCTGGAAGATCTCGAAGAGGGAGGCGTGTCGCTGACCGATTTCTCCCTTGACGATTTCCGGGTGGAACTCGCCCGTTTCATTGAGTCGCGCAAGAAGGAACTTGAATTGGCCCCGCTTGGCCTGTACGCCGTGGTGCCCTCGCCCGTGGGCCGCCACGCCGACCACGCGGATTACGGCCAGCTCAAAATCGCCGAAAACGAACTCATTCGGCCCGGCGTACTCTACTGCCTCCGCCAGCGGGAGCCGGACGCCCAACCAGGCGAGACCAAGCCCTCAGACAACGAGCGCGTGAACCCGCTCCACCCCTACTACCTCAGCTATGTCTATGAGACGGGCGAGGTAAAGTTCAGCTACGTGAGCGCCAAGCAGGTGTTGGAGGTGTTCCGGCTGCTGTGCCAGGGGCGGACGGCAGCCTACGATAAACTGTGTGACATTTTCAATCAGGAGACGGATGGCGGGAAAGAAATGGGTCAGTATTCGGAGTTGTTGAGGGCGTCAACTGATTCGGCCACGAAAAAATTTAATCAGCGGGCCAATCAAAGTTTAATGAACGGACGGGGGGGGATCTTGATTCCTGAAAAAGACAGAGTATCTTCCCAAGAAGATTTTGAATTGATAACATGGTTAGTGATAAAGTAA
- a CDS encoding RNA polymerase sigma factor, with translation MDDKIAYSDILSHICERDSLGIEALYRQYANQMRGYAISKWELDEDSAWDVVYQTLEALVLKLPRYEFKDQAHFDRLVFKFFLNFLRQHHRKNRFAREIKWESITETTAAEIADEDSEVNTEKLISAITDFYDADEGESTNLEKLEECLQMLDPLERDLLLLRARGYSYEEMARMLKIDNSHLNVKRFRAEQKLIKLFNQ, from the coding sequence ATGGACGATAAAATAGCATATTCCGATATACTCTCCCATATATGTGAGCGAGACTCGCTCGGTATTGAAGCTTTGTACCGACAGTACGCTAATCAGATGCGCGGTTACGCCATCTCCAAATGGGAGTTGGATGAGGATTCTGCTTGGGATGTCGTGTACCAGACCCTTGAAGCACTTGTGCTTAAGCTGCCACGCTATGAATTCAAAGATCAAGCTCACTTCGATCGCTTAGTATTTAAGTTCTTCCTCAATTTTCTAAGGCAGCATCACCGGAAGAATCGATTTGCAAGAGAGATCAAATGGGAAAGCATTACCGAAACAACAGCGGCAGAGATCGCTGACGAAGACTCTGAAGTAAACACGGAAAAGCTCATCAGTGCTATTACTGATTTTTACGATGCGGACGAGGGTGAAAGTACCAATTTGGAAAAATTGGAGGAGTGCCTCCAAATGCTGGATCCCCTCGAACGGGACTTGTTACTACTGAGAGCGCGAGGTTATAGTTACGAAGAAATGGCCCGAATGCTTAAAATAGACAACTCACACCTGAATGTCAAGCGCTTCAGAGCCGAGCAGAAACTCATCAAGTTATTCAACCAATAA
- a CDS encoding PD-(D/E)XK nuclease family protein, which yields MSSTWSLSAITAFRVCQRKYYFGHVLAKNHPSSPMIAKQAYWLKKAVNLEMWAGHVVDRIMTDKIVPAYKDGLDPDIQLTEAHALDLLNRQWHFSKDGSYRGTTESGSGDAYRVLDVHENGSPFEKKDLEEVVRKVRESIRNVGQMKLADGSSLVDLLKEANWVSTDLNNRWTSIGDTSVGPQIDLMFWCRSSLHVIDWKVSEGKNSDYSRQLGVIGMVVYRARTKVYREKAEAGEDTWMYDLEKRKIVLHEVNLLSGYAREHVFDKSTYGSHVDYVSKTSRDMEFFQKGRSWQDIPLNEYAFTESDYACQSCSFRHLCNYLIENSHESFNPANYREFIRAAQLI from the coding sequence ATGTCATCTACATGGTCGCTAAGCGCGATAACCGCCTTTAGGGTGTGCCAGCGGAAGTACTATTTCGGGCATGTTCTTGCTAAAAACCACCCGAGCAGCCCTATGATTGCCAAGCAGGCTTACTGGCTTAAGAAAGCCGTGAATTTGGAGATGTGGGCCGGACACGTGGTGGATAGGATTATGACCGATAAAATTGTTCCTGCCTATAAGGATGGTTTAGACCCAGATATTCAATTAACTGAAGCTCATGCGCTCGACCTCCTCAACAGACAGTGGCATTTCTCGAAAGACGGATCGTACAGAGGCACCACAGAGAGCGGCAGCGGCGATGCCTACCGTGTCCTGGATGTTCACGAAAACGGCTCTCCTTTTGAAAAGAAAGATCTGGAAGAGGTAGTGCGGAAAGTACGGGAGTCGATCCGTAACGTTGGCCAGATGAAGCTTGCGGATGGAAGTTCTCTGGTGGATCTATTGAAAGAGGCCAATTGGGTGTCCACTGACTTGAATAATCGCTGGACAAGCATTGGGGACACGAGCGTTGGCCCCCAAATTGATCTGATGTTTTGGTGCCGTTCAAGCCTGCACGTCATAGACTGGAAAGTGTCGGAAGGGAAAAACAGCGATTACAGTCGCCAACTAGGCGTAATTGGCATGGTCGTGTATCGGGCTCGGACGAAGGTATACAGGGAGAAAGCGGAAGCTGGCGAGGACACCTGGATGTACGACTTGGAAAAGCGCAAAATAGTTCTGCATGAGGTCAACTTGCTCAGTGGTTACGCCAGAGAGCATGTCTTCGACAAGTCTACTTATGGCAGTCACGTGGACTATGTGAGTAAAACCAGTAGAGATATGGAGTTTTTCCAAAAAGGACGCTCTTGGCAAGACATACCTCTGAACGAATACGCTTTTACAGAAAGCGACTATGCGTGCCAATCCTGCTCTTTCCGACATTTGTGTAATTATTTAATTGAAAATAGCCATGAAAGTTTCAACCCAGCCAACTACCGAGAATTCATTCGAGCTGCTCAACTTATCTGA
- a CDS encoding HNH endonuclease: MIALVRDRSPRAVHKNFRGAKRIEFNVELLRQEIDVLDRHQDNRKFDSSRWKYAKDQLFTETGDKCAYCEAHTRAVAHGDVEHYRPKSDYWWLAYCYENYLVSCAVCNQIHKKDKFPIQGLAMRGPDPEAFRKRIPAFAANLNPDPLQESAGLGYNDFKQVCDQEGALLLNPYYHDPEAFIAYSADDLLQEVAVTAATEEARPVVEASVVIYGLNRTELLSLRYYVFSIYDTLWLTLKDPGISNATRRRAEDEIGRMTHSSSQFAGMVRYFERIRGNS; encoded by the coding sequence ATGATCGCACTTGTAAGAGACCGATCCCCTAGGGCGGTACACAAGAATTTTCGGGGTGCGAAGCGAATTGAATTTAATGTCGAACTGCTGAGACAGGAGATTGATGTGCTGGACAGACACCAGGACAATCGAAAATTCGACTCGAGTCGCTGGAAATACGCCAAGGATCAGTTGTTTACGGAAACTGGAGACAAGTGTGCGTACTGCGAAGCTCACACGCGGGCGGTTGCCCACGGAGATGTCGAACACTATCGGCCCAAAAGTGATTACTGGTGGCTTGCCTACTGCTATGAAAATTATCTGGTTTCCTGCGCGGTCTGTAATCAAATTCACAAAAAGGACAAGTTTCCGATTCAGGGTCTGGCGATGAGGGGGCCAGACCCTGAGGCTTTTAGGAAAAGGATTCCCGCTTTTGCAGCCAACCTTAATCCAGACCCCTTACAAGAATCGGCCGGACTTGGTTATAACGATTTCAAGCAAGTTTGCGATCAAGAGGGGGCGCTCTTGTTAAACCCGTATTATCACGATCCGGAGGCTTTCATTGCCTACTCGGCGGATGACTTGCTTCAGGAGGTAGCCGTAACTGCCGCAACCGAAGAGGCGCGCCCGGTCGTGGAGGCTTCGGTGGTCATCTATGGTTTGAATAGGACAGAACTTCTCAGTCTAAGATATTATGTCTTCAGCATTTATGATACATTATGGCTCACCCTGAAGGATCCCGGAATCAGCAATGCGACCCGCCGGAGAGCTGAGGATGAAATAGGGCGAATGACCCATTCTTCCTCTCAGTTTGCGGGCATGGTCAGGTACTTCGAGCGTATTAGGGGAAATAGTTGA